The following are encoded in a window of Pseudomonas graminis genomic DNA:
- a CDS encoding short chain dehydrogenase, protein MKILLIGASGTIGSAIEKELAPRHEIVRIGRTGADEHVDISDSDSIRKLFERTGPFDALICAAGNVTFAPLGEMTADSFALGLRDKLMGQVNLLLIGREFANNGASFTFTTGITSVDPIRTGASASLVNGAIDAFVRAASIEMPRGMRVNSVSPTVLVEAMGSYAPYFRGFKPVPAADVALAYAKSVEGLQTGQTYQVG, encoded by the coding sequence ATGAAAATTCTATTGATTGGCGCCAGCGGCACCATCGGCTCGGCGATCGAGAAAGAGTTGGCGCCACGCCACGAGATCGTTCGCATCGGTAGAACCGGCGCAGACGAGCACGTCGATATTAGTGACAGCGACTCGATCCGCAAACTATTCGAACGGACAGGCCCTTTCGACGCATTGATTTGCGCGGCCGGCAATGTCACCTTCGCGCCGCTGGGCGAGATGACCGCCGACTCCTTCGCCCTAGGCCTGCGCGACAAGCTGATGGGACAGGTCAATCTGTTGCTGATCGGCCGGGAATTCGCCAACAACGGCGCGTCCTTCACCTTCACCACCGGCATTACCAGCGTCGATCCGATTCGCACCGGGGCGTCTGCCAGCCTGGTCAACGGCGCCATCGACGCCTTCGTGCGCGCCGCCTCCATCGAGATGCCGCGCGGCATGCGGGTCAATTCGGTCAGCCCCACAGTGCTGGTGGAAGCCATGGGCAGCTACGCGCCGTACTTCCGCGGCTTCAAGCCGGTTCCCGCGGCGGATGTCGCATTGGCGTACGCAAAAAGTGTCGAAGGGCTACAAACCGGACAGACCTATCAGGTTGGTTAA
- a CDS encoding NAD(P)/FAD-dependent oxidoreductase has product MLRITEFKLPLDHADDELRPALLQRLAIGSDELLDFTLFKRSYDARKKSTELQFIYTIDFQVRDEAALLQRLSHDKHIGPAPDISYKVVGHAPADLSQRPLVVGFGPCGIFAGLLLAQMGFKPIILERGTEVRQRTKDTWGLWRKNVLNPESNVQFGEGGAGTFSDGKLYSQIKDPKFIGRKVLHEFVKAGAPEEILYVSKPHIGTFRLTGVVENMRHQIEALGGEVRFQQRVTDVLIEDGQMQGVLLDSGERIDSRHVILALGHSARDTFRMLHGRGVFMEAKPFSVGFRIEHPQGLIDRARLGKYAGHPKLGAADYKLVHHAKNGRSVYSFCMCPGGTVVAATSEPNRVVTNGMSQYSRNERNANSGIVVGITPEQDYPGSPLAGIELQERLESHAYLMGGETYEAPAQLVGDFIAGKASTALGTVEPSYKPGVKLTDLADALPAFAIEAIREALPAFEKQIRGFSQHDAILTGIETRTSSPLRITRGEDLQSLNVKGLFPAGEGAGYAGGILSAGVDGIRIAEALARNILGITE; this is encoded by the coding sequence ATGTTACGAATCACCGAATTCAAACTGCCGCTGGACCACGCGGACGACGAACTGCGCCCTGCACTTCTGCAACGCCTGGCCATCGGCAGCGACGAGCTTCTGGATTTCACCCTGTTCAAGCGCAGCTACGATGCGCGCAAGAAATCCACCGAGCTGCAGTTCATTTACACCATCGATTTCCAGGTGCGGGACGAAGCCGCCCTGCTCCAGCGCCTGAGTCACGACAAACACATCGGCCCGGCGCCAGACATCAGTTACAAAGTGGTTGGCCACGCCCCTGCCGATCTGAGCCAGCGTCCGCTAGTGGTCGGCTTTGGCCCCTGCGGGATCTTTGCCGGCCTGTTGCTGGCGCAAATGGGCTTCAAACCGATCATCCTCGAGCGCGGCACCGAAGTCCGTCAGCGCACCAAGGACACCTGGGGCCTGTGGCGCAAGAACGTGCTCAACCCTGAATCCAACGTGCAGTTCGGCGAGGGCGGCGCGGGGACGTTTTCCGACGGCAAGCTTTACAGCCAGATCAAAGACCCGAAATTCATCGGTCGCAAGGTCTTGCACGAGTTCGTCAAAGCCGGCGCGCCTGAAGAGATTCTCTACGTCAGCAAGCCGCACATTGGCACCTTCCGCCTGACGGGCGTCGTTGAAAACATGCGTCATCAGATCGAAGCGCTGGGCGGCGAAGTACGTTTCCAGCAACGCGTCACCGATGTGCTGATCGAAGACGGCCAGATGCAGGGCGTCCTGCTCGACAGCGGCGAGCGCATCGACTCTCGGCACGTGATTCTGGCGCTGGGCCACAGCGCCCGCGACACCTTCCGCATGCTCCACGGCCGCGGCGTGTTCATGGAGGCCAAGCCGTTTTCGGTCGGCTTCCGCATCGAGCACCCACAAGGCTTGATCGACCGCGCCCGACTGGGTAAATACGCCGGTCACCCGAAGCTTGGCGCTGCCGATTACAAACTGGTGCACCACGCCAAGAACGGCCGGTCGGTGTACAGCTTCTGCATGTGCCCCGGTGGCACGGTGGTGGCGGCGACTTCCGAGCCCAACCGCGTGGTCACCAACGGCATGAGCCAGTACTCGCGCAACGAGCGCAACGCCAACTCTGGCATCGTCGTAGGCATCACGCCCGAGCAGGATTATCCGGGCAGCCCGCTGGCCGGCATCGAACTGCAGGAGCGTCTGGAGTCCCACGCCTACCTCATGGGCGGCGAAACCTACGAAGCCCCGGCGCAACTGGTGGGTGATTTCATCGCGGGCAAAGCGTCGACGGCGTTGGGCACAGTGGAACCGTCCTACAAGCCGGGCGTCAAGCTGACCGACCTCGCCGACGCATTGCCCGCCTTCGCCATCGAAGCCATTCGTGAGGCGCTGCCCGCGTTCGAGAAGCAGATCAGGGGCTTTTCGCAGCACGATGCGATCCTCACCGGCATCGAGACCCGCACCTCCTCGCCCCTGCGCATCACCCGTGGCGAAGACCTGCAGAGCCTCAACGTCAAAGGCCTGTTCCCGGCGGGCGAAGGCGCGGGCTATGCGGGCGGCATCCTGTCGGCCGGCGTCGACGGGATTCGCATCGCTGAAGCGCTGGCCCGCAATATCCTGGGCATTACTGAATAA
- a CDS encoding glycine zipper 2TM domain-containing protein has translation MRKSVLLVASFTAMALTLGGCTSSLTGDSYSRDEARQVQTVRLGTIESLRPVKIEGTKTPIGAGAGAIVGGVGGSAIGGGRGSIVTAVIGAVAGGLLGSAAEGGLTRAQGVEITVREDDGTMRAYVQEVQENEIFRVGERVRIMTVNGTSRVSH, from the coding sequence ATGCGTAAGTCTGTTCTGTTGGTTGCTTCGTTCACCGCCATGGCGCTGACGCTGGGCGGCTGTACTTCAAGCCTCACCGGCGACTCGTACTCGCGCGACGAAGCTCGTCAGGTGCAGACCGTACGCCTGGGTACCATCGAATCGCTGCGTCCGGTGAAGATTGAAGGCACCAAAACCCCGATCGGCGCTGGCGCCGGTGCCATTGTTGGCGGCGTGGGTGGCAGCGCCATCGGTGGCGGCCGCGGCAGCATCGTGACGGCCGTGATCGGTGCGGTCGCCGGTGGTCTGTTGGGTTCGGCAGCGGAAGGCGGCCTGACCCGTGCTCAAGGCGTCGAGATCACCGTGCGTGAAGACGACGGCACCATGCGTGCCTATGTTCAGGAAGTTCAGGAAAACGAGATCTTCCGTGTGGGTGAGCGTGTCCGCATCATGACCGTCAACGGTACCAGCCGCGTCAGCCACTAA
- the pdxH gene encoding pyridoxamine 5'-phosphate oxidase encodes MSQRLADMRRNYAREGLTEAQAPEEPFALFHHWFNEAVQTEQAPVEANAMTLATVDADGRPHCRVLLLKGLDAQGFTFFSNYESAKGQQLNARPFAAMTFFWPTLERQVRIEGRVAKVSHEESDAYFQVRPLGSRLGAWASPQSRVIADREELEGLLKATEARFMDTQPDCPDHWGGYRLVPDRIEFWQGRPSRLHDRLNYRLVESEWQRERLAP; translated from the coding sequence ATGAGCCAGCGTCTGGCCGATATGCGTCGTAACTATGCCCGCGAAGGGTTGACCGAAGCCCAGGCTCCGGAAGAGCCCTTCGCACTGTTTCATCACTGGTTCAACGAAGCGGTCCAGACCGAGCAAGCGCCGGTGGAGGCCAATGCCATGACGCTGGCGACTGTCGATGCCGACGGCCGCCCGCATTGCCGGGTCCTGCTGCTCAAAGGCCTGGACGCCCAGGGTTTCACGTTCTTTTCGAACTACGAAAGCGCCAAAGGCCAGCAGTTGAACGCACGTCCTTTTGCCGCCATGACGTTCTTCTGGCCCACGCTGGAACGTCAGGTGCGCATCGAGGGCCGCGTGGCCAAAGTCAGCCACGAAGAGTCCGACGCCTATTTCCAGGTACGCCCCCTCGGCAGCCGCCTGGGTGCCTGGGCTTCTCCGCAAAGTAGGGTGATCGCCGACCGTGAAGAACTCGAAGGTTTGCTCAAAGCCACCGAGGCGCGTTTCATGGACACCCAGCCTGACTGTCCCGATCACTGGGGCGGTTATCGTCTGGTACCGGATCGCATCGAATTCTGGCAGGGACGTCCAAGCCGTCTGCACGACCGCCTGAACTATCGACTGGTTGAAAGTGAATGGCAGCGGGAGCGCCTGGCCCCCTGA